A part of Arthrobacter dokdonellae genomic DNA contains:
- a CDS encoding AI-2E family transporter: MAQTETNGPAEPLPTVTLANARGGTFARGLPVIWSDALGRSAIRSAQALLVLTLVAVVIWALTRVPLVLTPILLSLILASAISPMVHWLTRHRWPRAVAVLTSFVAILAVFGGVITGVVFLIRSQSKDLVAQADIGIDRLHGLLVQGPYPVSDAQISSIRDAIQKFILSATFGNEALTGLRVAAEVAVGAILMAVILFFFLKDGEKIRDFLFGFLPAAQRTKAHIAADHGAVVLGGYVRGTALVALTDALIIGLALAIMRVPLALPLAVFVFIGGFIPIVGATAAGTLAVVVALIFNGPVPALVVVIVLVGANQLEHHVLQPLLMGKVLRIHGLAILLALAAGTTLAGLVGALLAVPLTAVGWSIIKVWTGRNTLAAPSPGTPSVAADPAGAGEPPAVEAQE, encoded by the coding sequence ATGGCGCAAACTGAAACCAACGGTCCGGCAGAGCCGCTGCCCACAGTGACACTGGCAAATGCCCGGGGCGGGACATTCGCACGGGGACTGCCCGTGATCTGGAGCGACGCGCTGGGACGGTCGGCGATCCGATCGGCCCAGGCGCTGTTGGTCCTGACCCTTGTCGCGGTGGTCATCTGGGCTCTCACGCGGGTCCCCCTGGTCCTCACCCCGATCCTCCTTTCACTGATCCTGGCCTCGGCGATCAGCCCGATGGTCCACTGGCTGACCCGGCACCGCTGGCCTCGGGCCGTGGCGGTGCTGACATCATTCGTGGCCATCCTCGCCGTGTTCGGCGGTGTCATCACCGGCGTTGTCTTTCTCATCCGGTCTCAGTCAAAGGACCTGGTTGCCCAGGCCGACATCGGCATCGACCGCCTGCACGGGCTGCTCGTTCAAGGCCCCTACCCGGTCAGCGACGCCCAAATAAGTTCGATCCGTGACGCCATCCAAAAGTTCATCCTCAGCGCCACCTTTGGGAACGAAGCGCTGACCGGGCTCCGCGTTGCCGCTGAGGTAGCCGTCGGGGCGATATTGATGGCCGTCATCTTGTTCTTCTTCCTCAAGGACGGGGAAAAGATCCGCGACTTCCTGTTCGGCTTCCTCCCCGCAGCCCAACGCACGAAGGCCCACATAGCGGCGGATCACGGCGCCGTCGTGCTGGGCGGATACGTGCGCGGCACCGCGCTGGTGGCGTTGACCGACGCGCTCATCATCGGCCTGGCCCTGGCCATCATGCGCGTGCCCCTGGCGCTGCCGCTGGCCGTGTTCGTGTTCATCGGCGGATTCATTCCGATTGTGGGAGCCACCGCCGCCGGAACCTTGGCCGTCGTGGTGGCGCTGATCTTCAACGGCCCTGTCCCGGCCCTGGTGGTGGTCATTGTCCTGGTTGGCGCCAACCAGCTCGAACACCACGTCCTTCAGCCCCTGCTGATGGGCAAGGTCCTGCGCATCCACGGCCTGGCCATCCTCCTCGCCCTCGCCGCCGGGACCACGCTGGCAGGGTTGGTCGGTGCCCTGCTGGCCGTGCCGCTCACCGCCGTCGGCTGGTCGATCATCAAGGTCTGGACCGGACGGAACACGCTCGCGGCGCCATCACCCGGCACGCCCTCGGTGGCTGCCGATCCTGCGGGTGCCGGTGAGCCCCCGGCCGTCGAGGCCCAGGAATAG
- a CDS encoding MBL fold metallo-hydrolase: MVEHQAHAPGHAALLIEESGVLVAGDMLSDVLIPMLDLTDPADPIEDYLAALRLLEGVAGDVDVLVPGHGSIGGPDQVRARIDRDRAYMHALRDAQVSSDPRVGPSAKPGWDWVGGVHARQLQVLARRSGRDGTPG, encoded by the coding sequence ATTGTCGAGCATCAAGCGCATGCCCCGGGTCATGCGGCGCTGTTGATTGAGGAAAGCGGCGTTCTCGTTGCCGGCGACATGCTTTCCGATGTCTTGATTCCGATGCTCGACTTGACCGACCCCGCCGACCCGATCGAGGACTATCTGGCCGCGCTGCGGCTGCTCGAGGGCGTGGCGGGCGACGTCGATGTCCTCGTGCCCGGCCACGGGTCCATCGGTGGACCTGACCAGGTGCGTGCACGGATCGACCGGGACCGGGCGTACATGCACGCCTTGCGTGACGCCCAGGTTTCCAGTGACCCGCGGGTAGGCCCGTCGGCCAAGCCCGGGTGGGACTGGGTGGGCGGCGTGCACGCACGGCAACTTCAGGTCCTGGCCCGAAGAAGCGGGCGCGACGGAACACCCGGCTAG
- a CDS encoding MBL fold metallo-hydrolase: MLRQVAEGVLIHESEFCQSNAIVVQGRAGVLLIDPGVGTVLVSGLSSIKRMPRVMRRC, from the coding sequence GTGCTGAGGCAGGTCGCGGAGGGTGTGCTGATCCACGAGAGTGAGTTCTGCCAGAGCAACGCCATTGTCGTGCAGGGCCGGGCCGGCGTGTTGCTCATCGACCCCGGGGTTGGGACGGTCCTCGTGTCCGGATTGTCGAGCATCAAGCGCATGCCCCGGGTCATGCGGCGCTGTTGA
- a CDS encoding alkaline phosphatase family protein has product MSRKSIFFVAFVIGCTALALFMAGCASPAPVATLPPAAPASSSSSGLSASPAAKGGTPPGIDHVVIIVEENKPASTIMGNASAPYINKLAAESALATNYQAISHPSLPNYLALTGGTTAGITDDCAPGGRCTARVPSITGEIARSGRTWKMYAEGMPAPCTAENSGAYAVKHNPFMYYPSVTGDHASCTAHDVPLAQLSEDLQDPRSLPSYVFISPNLCNDMHDCPVATGDTWLSHEVPGILASPAFTTQNSLLVVTWDEGENGNNTVSTIFAGPAARRGYKSGLPYSHYSLLHTIESVWGLAPLTDNDRNAPVMRDMLK; this is encoded by the coding sequence ATGAGCCGCAAGAGCATATTTTTCGTCGCGTTCGTGATCGGCTGCACCGCGCTCGCGCTGTTCATGGCGGGATGCGCCTCCCCGGCCCCCGTTGCCACCCTCCCGCCGGCGGCCCCGGCGTCGTCGTCCTCGAGCGGGCTCTCAGCCAGCCCCGCCGCCAAAGGCGGAACGCCGCCCGGGATCGACCATGTCGTCATCATCGTCGAGGAAAACAAGCCGGCCTCAACCATCATGGGTAATGCTTCCGCCCCGTACATCAACAAACTGGCCGCCGAAAGTGCACTCGCGACCAACTACCAGGCCATTTCCCACCCGAGCCTTCCCAACTACCTGGCCCTGACCGGCGGCACCACCGCCGGCATCACGGACGACTGCGCCCCGGGCGGACGCTGCACGGCACGGGTGCCGAGCATCACCGGTGAAATTGCGCGGTCCGGGCGGACCTGGAAGATGTACGCCGAGGGCATGCCCGCTCCCTGTACGGCTGAGAACTCCGGCGCCTACGCGGTGAAACACAACCCGTTCATGTACTACCCCAGTGTCACCGGCGACCACGCCTCCTGCACGGCGCACGATGTTCCCCTGGCCCAACTCAGCGAGGACCTGCAAGACCCGCGAAGCCTGCCCAGCTACGTGTTTATCAGTCCCAATCTTTGCAACGACATGCACGACTGTCCGGTGGCGACCGGAGACACCTGGCTCTCACACGAAGTGCCCGGCATCCTGGCCTCACCAGCTTTCACGACGCAAAACTCCCTGCTGGTGGTCACCTGGGACGAAGGCGAGAACGGTAACAACACCGTCTCGACCATCTTTGCCGGCCCGGCGGCCCGGCGCGGCTACAAGTCCGGCCTGCCGTACAGCCACTACTCCCTGCTGCACACGATAGAAAGCGTGTGGGGATTGGCACCGCTCACCGACAACGACAGGAATGCACCCGTCATGCGCGACATGCTCAAATAG